One part of the Rhodococcus oxybenzonivorans genome encodes these proteins:
- a CDS encoding DUF3817 domain-containing protein, with protein sequence MVAMANVFDLSTTAKRFRFVAILEAITWLGLLIGMAFKYVPADGNEIGVKIFGPLHGGVFVLYVLIALWTARKLSWSLLTTFWALVASIPPFGTVVFEVWAVRAGRMAELSDESAAKNTPSLV encoded by the coding sequence ATGGTCGCCATGGCGAACGTCTTCGATCTCAGCACCACGGCCAAGCGCTTCCGATTTGTCGCAATTTTGGAAGCAATCACCTGGCTCGGCCTCCTCATCGGTATGGCTTTCAAGTATGTGCCCGCCGACGGCAACGAGATCGGTGTGAAGATCTTCGGCCCCCTCCACGGGGGTGTATTCGTCCTGTACGTCTTGATCGCGCTGTGGACGGCTCGCAAGCTGAGCTGGTCTCTGCTCACCACGTTCTGGGCGCTCGTTGCCAGCATTCCCCCCTTCGGCACGGTCGTGTTCGAGGTCTGGGCCGTCCGCGCCGGTCGCATGGCTGAACTGTCCGACGAGAGCGCAGCGA